The sequence below is a genomic window from Methylotuvimicrobium alcaliphilum 20Z.
GAATAGCCCTTCGGATAATCCGTCGTAGCACATAGCCCCGCCCTTCGTTAGACGGCAAGACACCATCCACGATCAAAAATGCGCAGGAACGTATATGGTCGGCGATTACGCGCAACGAACTCTTGTTCAGGTCCTTGATGCCGGCCAGTTTTGCGGCCGCTTTCAGCAAGCCTTGAAATAAATCGATTTCGTAATTGCTATGCACGCCCTGCATGACTGCGGCGATTCGCTCCAAGCCCATGCCGGTATCGACCGACGGCTTCGGCAATGCATGCAGATTGCCTTCGCTATCGCGATCGTATTGCATGAACACCAGATTCCAGATTTCGATGAAGCGATCGCCATCCTCGTCCGGCGATCCCGGCGGCCCGCCAGGAATCGATTCGCCGTGGTCATAGAAAATTTCGCTGCATGGGCCGCACGGACCGATATCGCCCATCGCCCAAAAGTTGTCTTTGGAGCCGATACGGGAAAAACGCTTCGGATCGGCTCCGACGTCTTCCAGCCAGATTTTTTCGGCTTCGGAATCTTCATCGAAAACCGTAACCCATAATTTTTCAGCCGGAATGCCTAATTCTTTGGTCAAAAAATCCCAAGCCAAGTGTATTGCATCCTGTTTGAAATAATCGCCGAAACTGAAGTTGCCGAGCATTTCAAAAAATGTATGATGCCTCGCCGTATAACCGACATTTTCCAAGTCGTTATGCTTGCCGCCGGCACGAACGCAACGCTGACTAGTCGCGGCACGCGTGTAGTCGCGATGCTCTCGGCCGAGGAACACATCTTTGAATTGCACCATACCGGCATTGGTAAACAACAATGTCGGGTCGTTACCCGGAACCAGCGAACTGGAGGGTTGGATGGAATGTCCGCGTTGGCGAAAAAAATCCAGGAATGCGGAACGCAATTCCGAACTGCTCATGTTTTTCATCATCTTCGAATACTAAATGTTCTTGGAATTACTTAACCCAGCTTTAACAAATGTAGTGACCAGGACTATAGAGTTGAATATTATCATTTATTTTTCAATGCCTTACCATCCATAAATGTTAAAGCTTGGTTAATTTTAATGTTCAAGTGTTCGGGCAAAACGGCGATCATGCCACCGGAAAACCCTCGTTGCAATAAAAACCGGCTTCGTTTACTCCATTCAGACAACGTTATCGCATCTTCTTGCCGATATTTTTTTCGATACACCTCTAGCAAAACATTTAACCAACTACCCGCTGTTTCCGTAACGATTTCTTGCAAATCAAAGTTTTCTATTCCTAATTGTCGAAGCTCGTAATCTATACGATTCGGACCGAAACCCTTTTCGATTCGTTGACGCGCGTAACATTCGGCGAAACGGCTATCGCTCAGCCAATCTTGCTCGACCAAATTGTCCAGCACGCGGCCTATCCTATCTTTATCGAATCCTCTCGATAATAATTTGTTTTTCAATTCCAGTCGACTGTGTTCACGACGCGCCAACAATCGTAAACACACATCTTTAATCGATTTAAGATCGGCGTCCATGCTACTCCCTTTATACTGAAAAAATGGCTGACTTTATGAAGGTATAGGGTATGACTGCCGACAAGCCCCCTTCAGTAATTCGCCCAATTTTATTTTTCCGGAAGAACCTCTTCATCGGCTTTTTCAGCCGACACACGCAACGCGGCAAAAGCTTCGGCTCTGATTTTCGCTTCGATATCCGCCGCTTTTTCGGGATGCTCTTTCAAAAACTGTTTAACATTGTCCTTGCCTTGCCCGATTTTTTCATCGTTATAGCTGTACCATGAGCCGGCTTTTTGTATAAAACCGTAAGACACGCCTAAGTCTACTAATTCGCCATAAAAGGACACGCCTTCACCATAAAGAATCTCGAATTCAGCCTGCTTGAAAGGCGGCGCGACCTTGTTTTTGACGACCTTGACGCGGGTTTCGTTGCCGATCACTTCGTCGCCTTTTTTAACCGAGCCGATGCGTCGAATATCCAAACGCACCGAAGCATAAAATTTTAAGGCATTGCCGCCGGTCGTCGTTTCCGGACTGCCGAACATGACGCCGATTTTCATGCGAATCTGATTTATGAATATCACCAAGGTATTCGAACGCTTGATATTAGCGGTCAATTTTCTGAGCGCCTGAGACATCAAGCGGGCTTGCAAGCCCATGTGCGAATCGCCCATATCGCCTTCGATTTCGGCTTTCGGGGTGAGCGCTGCAACCGAATCGACGACGACGATATCGACTGCTCCCGAACGAACCAGCATATCGGTAATTTCTAGCGCCTGCTCGCCGGTGTCGGGTTGAGAAACCAATAAATCGTCGACGTTGACGCCGATTTTTTCGGCATAACCGGGATCGAGTGCATGCTCGGCATCGACGAACGCGGCGGTCCCGCCCAGTTTTTGCATTTGCGCGATAACCGATAAAGTCAATGTGGTTTTACCTGACGACTCCGGGCCGTAAATTTCAATCACCCTTCCACGCGGTAGCCCCCCGCATCCTAAAGCAATATCCAAGGATAAAGAACCGGTCGAGACAACCTGGATATCTCGAGAAGCGGCCACATCGCCCATCCGCATCACCGAGCCTTTGCCGAATTGTTTTTCGATCTGCATCAAGGCAGCGCCAAGTGCTTTTTTCTTGTTCTCATCCATTTATATTGCCCTCATTTAAACTGGTTTCTATTTCGAAAACACTCTGCTGCAAAATGTCTTCTGTTAGGCGTTCGCTGTTTCTTTCTAAAAGTACAATTCATACTAAGGCTTTCGTGACAAATAACTTCCTGGAATCATGAGCTTTCTAGCGGGTTCGGTAACTCGCTTGACAGGACGCCGTAAATACATCCGTGTAGGCTTGACGGCGGAATCTGATTGCCATGGATGGCATGAATGCAGATTTTGCAGGAGCAAAAATCTGCCCTGCCGCCGACACCTGTCAATCGAGTTACCGAACCTGCCTACCCTGAACCAAAAAATAGGGAAGTTATTTATGACCAAATCCTAAATTTAAAAAAACCACCTATCCGATCTTTGCCATTGGAAGAATCGGCATTGCTAGTCATCGCCTTTCGATAAAGCGGTAACAGCCATCGCTAAAAAGGGCTTATTATGACATAGCGTATTTTATTTGGCACAGCTAATGTGTCTCGTTCAATTTAAACGACTTACTAACTATTTACTTGGTTATGCCAATGCTGTTTTGTTCGATGCTTACACGAAATGTGAGCGGTAGACTGCGTCTGGAATTGGCAGTCGACACATACAACAATGTAAGTTTGGGTATCGAAAAAAAACCATGTTAGCTAATTGCTTTGCTGTGTTCGCGCTTATAAACTGAAATATTTTTGAAATTGTTGGTGTTCATAGGCTATTAAGCGCCTGATGTAGGCAGTCGAGAGCAACGCGCGAAACGACGCCTTATAACTAACGCCTTTTATAGGCCGTTTCTCACCCAACCCACTCGACACTACCTCGCATCAATGACTTCGCCCCAACCCATTACAGCCTCCGCCCAAAAATAAATCAATCAGAATTAATATCCGATTTATCTTTTGACTTTTCAATCAATTGATCCATTTCTTCTCTAGGCAAATAATCCAAATCCCAATGACTGGTATAGTTTTCCTTTAAGCGCCTTCTTCCCGGATGCAATGCCTTCGACTCAGCGCGACAAGTTACCGCGGCGGTTTGTGACGACTCTTCGGATAATTCGTTATCTTTGTCATCGCCATAATGGTTTAATCGCGCAAAAACCGTTTGTTTGATGCTGTCGAACAGATGACTCATATCCTCTACTCCTAGCTTTTTACCGAATTTATGCCCGCAGATCAAAATAGGCTCCCCGAGGCCGAATTTTCATCTACGATGGGTATAACACAGTAGTCATGGAAACTAAAATTTCGCTTATAGTTTATCGCGCAATGCATTATAAGCAAACCCTAGTAATTTACTAGGAAATACAAACCCTAACCTCTGCCCGGTAGCTAAAACCGAACCGTCTTTCTTATTTTTCGGTCAACATTTCTAAAGCCAGGATCGCCATGTTTTTCGACCCTTCTCCACTTCCCAGCGTATTTTTAATGGCAATCAAATCGGACTTTACCGCATCGTAATAAGCTCGATCGCTCAATAGTTTGACGATTTCATCGGCCATATTTTTCGCGTTAGCTTGGTGCTGTATCAATTCTTTGGCCACCGCCTTACCCGCAACGATATTGGGCAAGCCGATAAAAGGAGTTTTCACTAACAACCTTCCGAGCCAGTAGGTCAATTCGGATAGTTTGTAAACGATAACCATCGGCACCTGTAGTAGCGCAATTTCCAGCGTAGCGGTTCCTGAACTCGTCATGATCGCCGTACAACATTGAACCGCATCGTAGGTTTCGTTTTTAATAACCTTGATTGCCAACTCGGAACGATCGAGATATGACCGAAGCAGCTCGTCGCTGACACTTTGGGCTTGCGGCAAAATGAATTGCGCACCGGGCACAAGGGAAAGCACAATCGACGCGGCGTCCAGCATCACCGGCAGCAATCGTTCAATTTCTTGTTTTCTGCTGCCGGGCATCAACCCAATGACGGGACGCTCGCCGTCTAGCCCGAAACGATCCAGGTCTTCATGTTTCGTGTACCGAGGGTGCACTTTGTCGATCGACGGATGCCCAACATAACTTACCGGTACGTTCTCCGCTTCATAATAGGCTGTTTCAAAAGGAAAAATCACCGCCATCTTATCGATCACTTGACCGTATTGCTTAACTCGCCCAGGACGCCAAGCCCAAACTTGAGGACTTACATAAAACAACACCTTGACGCCGATGCTTTTTGCAAATTTGGCCAATTTAAAATTGAATTCCTTATAATCGACGCAAACCAGCAAATCGGGCCGCTCGTCAACCAATAAACGTTGCATTTGCTTTAAGGCTTGCCGGATTTCCCGATAATGCTTAAGCACTTCGACGACGCCGATTACCCCGATATTCGACGAATCGCAACGGATATCGATGCCGGCTTCGCGCATCGCCGCCCCGCCCATACCAAGCCCTTCAATGTCGGGATGCAGGCTCTTCAATTCGAGAAACATGTGCGCGGCATGACGGTCGCCGGAGGATTCGCCGGCGCTGAATATGACCTTAAAAGGCCGGGTAGTTGTCAAAAGCAGGTCCCTCAGCGATTGATCAAGCCGTCAGCACGGAACGAATCACGCCGACGATGATTTCGATGTTTTCATCCGACAAATTCGGACAAATCGGCAGCGCCATGCAGTTCGCGGCAACCGATTCGGTCACCGGCAAAGATACATCGGCATAGGCTTCCTTGAAGACATTTTGCCGGTGCAAGGGCACCGGATAATAAATCGCGCAACCGATTTGCTTGTCTTGCAAGGCTTTCAGCACGTCATCGCGCCGATCGCATAGCAATGTGTATTGATGATAGACATGCTCGCCCAAGCCGTCTTCATAAGGCACGGTCAACGGCAAATCAGCCATCAATTTCGAATACAAGTGCGCGGCGCGGCGGCGGCCTTGATTATATTGTTCGATGCGTTTCAATTTGACACGCAGAACCACGGCCTGCATGTCGTCGAGCCGGCTGTTATAGCCGATCACATCATGATAATAGCGCACATCGGAGCCGTGATTGCGCAGCATTTTGACTTTCGCGGCAGTCTCGTCCGAATTCGTCGTGACCAGACCTCCGTCGCCGAATGCGCCGAGATTTTTACTCGGAAAAAAGCTAAACCCGGCCGCATTACCGATACTGCCGGTTTGTTTGTCGTCAATTCGAGCGCCGAACGATTGCGCGCAATCTTCAATCAATTTCAGATGATGTTTGGCGCAAATTTCTTTGATTCTTGCCATATCGGCCGGCTGTCCAAACAAATGTACCGGCATCACGGCCTTGGTTTTCGGCGTGATCGCCCGCTCGATCGCTTCCGGGTCGATATTGAAGGTGCGCGGATCGATATCGACGAAGACCGGTTTTGCACCGACATAGCAGATCGCCTCGGCCGTGGCAATGAATGTGAAAGCCGTCGTAATGACTTCATCGCCGGCGCCGATGCCTTCGGCAGCTAACGCCAAATGCAGCGCATCGGTTCCTGAAGCCACACCGATGGCATGCTTAACCCCTAAATAATCGGCCGCTTCCTTCTCGAAGCCTTGAACATTCGGCCCCAATATGAAGGAACAATTTTCAATCGTTTGCTCAAGCCCTTGCTCGATTTCATCTTTGATTTCGGCATATTGGGCCTTCAAATTTACCATAGGGATCATGTCGATTAACGCCTCTTTGTAGAACTATAAATTTTTTTTAACTTGAATCGCTCAGGCCGAATAGACCGGACAAAAATCTGCTCGCCCATCTTGCGTAACTATTCAGCCCCCCGGAAATTATCGTTCCCACGCTCTGCGTGGGAACGCCTGAGTACCGCTCCAGCGGTACGAGACGCTAGAGCATCTCGGTCTTCATTCCCACACCGGAGTGTCACTGCCATTAAGTTAAGGATTTTTCCGTTCGCCCTGAGCCTGTCGAAGGGTGAATGGAAAAATCCTGGGTCGATAAGTTAAGCCGTCCATGGTTCGACAGGCTCATCACGAACGGCTTAACTTAATGGCAGTGGCGCTCTGCGTGGGAACGATAGGGGGTATGAATAATTACCATCTTGCTGTTATTTATTCAACGCCTTGGAAATTGCCAATGCTGTCGCCAATGCGCGTCTACCGGCCTCGCCAGACACCAGCGGGTTGCTTCCTGAATGGATACAATTGACGAAATGTTTGATTTCTTCAAGCAGCGCATCGCCGTTTTCGAACACCGACTCTTCGGTCAATATCTCAGGAATTCCGGGGAACATTTCTTTCGGCCCCGTTTTGTGCTTGGTCAGCACCCGATTTTGGAAATCGACCGAGATATAAGAACTCGGC
It includes:
- the recA gene encoding recombinase RecA, with product MDENKKKALGAALMQIEKQFGKGSVMRMGDVAASRDIQVVSTGSLSLDIALGCGGLPRGRVIEIYGPESSGKTTLTLSVIAQMQKLGGTAAFVDAEHALDPGYAEKIGVNVDDLLVSQPDTGEQALEITDMLVRSGAVDIVVVDSVAALTPKAEIEGDMGDSHMGLQARLMSQALRKLTANIKRSNTLVIFINQIRMKIGVMFGSPETTTGGNALKFYASVRLDIRRIGSVKKGDEVIGNETRVKVVKNKVAPPFKQAEFEILYGEGVSFYGELVDLGVSYGFIQKAGSWYSYNDEKIGQGKDNVKQFLKEHPEKAADIEAKIRAEAFAALRVSAEKADEEVLPEK
- a CDS encoding regulatory protein RecX is translated as MDADLKSIKDVCLRLLARREHSRLELKNKLLSRGFDKDRIGRVLDNLVEQDWLSDSRFAECYARQRIEKGFGPNRIDYELRQLGIENFDLQEIVTETAGSWLNVLLEVYRKKYRQEDAITLSEWSKRSRFLLQRGFSGGMIAVLPEHLNIKINQALTFMDGKALKNK
- the lpxB gene encoding lipid-A-disaccharide synthase, which produces MTTTRPFKVIFSAGESSGDRHAAHMFLELKSLHPDIEGLGMGGAAMREAGIDIRCDSSNIGVIGVVEVLKHYREIRQALKQMQRLLVDERPDLLVCVDYKEFNFKLAKFAKSIGVKVLFYVSPQVWAWRPGRVKQYGQVIDKMAVIFPFETAYYEAENVPVSYVGHPSIDKVHPRYTKHEDLDRFGLDGERPVIGLMPGSRKQEIERLLPVMLDAASIVLSLVPGAQFILPQAQSVSDELLRSYLDRSELAIKVIKNETYDAVQCCTAIMTSSGTATLEIALLQVPMVIVYKLSELTYWLGRLLVKTPFIGLPNIVAGKAVAKELIQHQANAKNMADEIVKLLSDRAYYDAVKSDLIAIKNTLGSGEGSKNMAILALEMLTEK
- a CDS encoding DegT/DnrJ/EryC1/StrS family aminotransferase, producing the protein MIPMVNLKAQYAEIKDEIEQGLEQTIENCSFILGPNVQGFEKEAADYLGVKHAIGVASGTDALHLALAAEGIGAGDEVITTAFTFIATAEAICYVGAKPVFVDIDPRTFNIDPEAIERAITPKTKAVMPVHLFGQPADMARIKEICAKHHLKLIEDCAQSFGARIDDKQTGSIGNAAGFSFFPSKNLGAFGDGGLVTTNSDETAAKVKMLRNHGSDVRYYHDVIGYNSRLDDMQAVVLRVKLKRIEQYNQGRRRAAHLYSKLMADLPLTVPYEDGLGEHVYHQYTLLCDRRDDVLKALQDKQIGCAIYYPVPLHRQNVFKEAYADVSLPVTESVAANCMALPICPNLSDENIEIIVGVIRSVLTA